In a single window of the Diospyros lotus cultivar Yz01 chromosome 10, ASM1463336v1, whole genome shotgun sequence genome:
- the LOC127812295 gene encoding mRNA cap guanine-N7 methyltransferase 1, whose product MKRGYPESSSSASEGPSHSKFKYNPEGDAHFLEDESTKIFARKVADHYSARMNQTLEEREASPIIHLKKLNNWIKSVLIHLYAQRGDAVLDLACGKGGDLIKWDKAKIGYYVGVDIAEGSIEDCRTRYNGEADHHQRRKKFTFPARLICGDCFEVRLDKALAEDAPFDICSCQFAMHYSWSTEARARRALANVSALLRPGGIFIGTMPDANVIIKKLREAEGLAFGNTVYWIRFDEEFSEKKFKSSSPFGIKYQFHLEDAVDCPEWIVPFHVFKSLAEEYDLELVFVKNSHVFVDEYLKKPEFVDLMRRLGALGDGNQDQSTLSADEWEVAYLYLAVVLRKRGQPDQKRVNVRRDRGKMHLSKEDIMCIDNEI is encoded by the exons ATGAAGAGAGGATACCCAGAATCGTCTTCGTCGGCCTCGGAGGGACCCTCTcactccaaattcaaatacAACCCAGAAG GCGATGCTCATTTTCTGGAGGATGAGAGTACAAAGATTTTTGCCAGAAAAGTAGCTGACCATTATAGTGCAAGGATGAATCAAACTCTAGAAGAGCGAGAAGCTAGTCCTATAATCCATTTAAAGAAGCTTAACAATTGG ATTAAAAGCGTCTTGATTCATCTTTATGCACAGCGAGGAGATGCAGTTCTTGATCTTGCTTGTGGCAAG ggtggagatttaatcaaaTGGGACAAGGCGAAAATTGGGTATTATGTTGGCGTCGATATTGCTGAAGGCTCG ATAGAAGACTGCCGGACGCGTTACAATGGTGAAGCAGATCATCATCAACGGCGTAAGAAGTTCACATTTCCTGCACGCCTTATATGTGGGGATTGTTTTGAG GTCCGCCTTGATAAAGCATTGGCAGAAGATGCACCATTTGATATTTGCAGTTGCCAG TTTGCAATGCATTACTCATGGTCAACTGAGGCACGTGCACGTCGGGCCTTGGCCAATGTATCAGCTTTACTTCGTCCTGGAGGCATATTTATTGGAACTATGCCTGATGCCAACGTTATCATAAAAAAGCTTAGAGAAG CTGAAGGACTGGCTTTTGGAAATACTGTTTATTGGATACGTTTTGATGAAGAGTTTTCTGAGAAG AAATTTAAATCTTCAAGCCCCTTTGGTATAAAGTATCAGTTCCACCTTGAG GATGCTGTTGATTGTCCTGAGTGGATTGTTCCCTTTCATGTCTTCAAATCATTGGCAGAAGAG TATGATTTGGAGCTAGTCTTTGTGAAGAACTCGCACGTATTTGTGGACGAATACTTGAAGAAACCAGAATTTGTGGATCTAATGCGGAGGCTTGGTGCTCTGGGAGATGGCAACCAAGACCAGA GTACGTTGTCAGCAGACGAATGGGAAGTAGCTTATCTGTATCTGGCGGTTGTACTGAGGAAG CGAGGCCAACCAGACCAGAAAAGAGTAAATGTTCGACGTGACAGAGGCAAGATGCACCTATCAAAGGAAGACATTATGTGTATCGACAATGAAATATGA
- the LOC127812340 gene encoding THO complex subunit 3 yields the protein MEETIAFKNLHNREYQGHKKKVHSVAWNCVGTKLASGSVDQTARVWQIEPHGHGKVKDIELKGHTDSVDQLCWDPKHADLIATASGDKTVRLWDARSGKCSQQAELSGENINITYKPDGAHIAVGNRDDELTILDVRKFKPIHKRKFGYEVNEIAWNMTGDMFFLTTGNGTVEVLAYPSLRAVDTLMAHTAGCYCIAIDPLGRYFAVGSADSLVSLWDIKEMLCVRTFTKLEWPVRTISFNYTGEYIASASEDLFIDISNVQTGRSVHQIPCRAAMNSVEWNPKYNLLAYAGDDKNKYQADEGVFRIFGFESA from the exons ATGGAGGAGACCATAGCCTTCAAGAACCTCCATAACAGAGAATACCAAGGCCACAAGAAGAAG GTGCATTCGGTGGCTTGGAATTGCGTCGGTACGAAGCTCGCTTCCGGTTCCGTCGATCAAACGGCTCGTGTTTGGCAAATCGAGCCTCACGGACAT GGAAAGGTTAAAGATATTGAACTGAAGGGGCATACTGATAGTGTGGACCAGTTATGTTGGGACCCCAAACATGCTGACTTAATAGCTACTGCTTCGGGTGACAAGACAGTTCGTCTATGGGATGCTCGTA GTGGAAAATGCTCACAACAAGCTGAACTTAGCGGTGAGAATATCAACATTACCTACAAGCCTGATGGTGCCCACATAGCTGTTGGGAATAGG GATGATGAACTGACTATACTGGATGTGCGGAAATTTAAGCCTATCCATAAGCGAAAATTCGGTTATGAG GTAAATGAGATCGCTTGGAACATGACAGGAGATATGTTCTTTTTGACAACTGGAAATG GCACTGTTGAAGTACTAGCATATCCATCACTTCGAGCAGTTGACACCCTTATGGCTCATACAGCTGGTTGCTATTGTATTGCTATTGATCCATTAGGAAG ATATTTTGCAGTTGGAAGTGCTGATTCTTTAGTTAGTCTTTGGGATATCAAAGAGATGCTTTGCGTGCGAACCTTTACAAAACTTGA ATGGCCAGTCAGGACTATAAGCTTCAACTACACAGGAGAATATATTGCTTCTGCTAGTGAAGACCTCTTTATTGATATA TCCAATGTTCAAACTGGACGATCTGTCCACCAAATACCCTGTCGAGCTGCCATGAACAGCGTTGAATGGAACCCGAAATATAATTTGCTTGCATATGCTGGAGACGACAAAAACAAATATCAGGCTGATGAAG GTGTTTTCCGAATATTTGGGTTTGAAAGTGCATAG
- the LOC127811443 gene encoding ubiquitin-conjugating enzyme E2 28-like: MASKRIQKELKDLQKDPPASCSAGPVGEDMFHWQATIMGPADSPFSGGVFLVTIHFPPDYPFKPPKVSFKTKVFHPNINSNGSICLDILKEQWSPALTISKVLLSICSLLTDPNPDDPLVPEIAHMYKTDRAKYEMTARSWTQKYAMG, encoded by the exons ATGGCTTCCAAGAGGATCCAAAAGGAGTTGAAGGACCTGCAGAAGGACCCCCCTGCCTCTTGCAGCGCTG GTCCTGTTGGCGAGGACATGTTCCATTGGCAAGCAACAATTATGGGCCCAGCAGACAGCCCATTTTCAGGTGGTGTGTTTCTTGTTACTATTCACTTCCCTCCGGATTATCCATTCAAGCCACCAAAG GTTTCCTTCAAAACCAAAGTGTTCCACCCCAACATAAACAGCAATGGTAGCATTTGCCTTGACATTCTCAAAGAACAATGGAGCCCAGCCCTCACAATATCCAAG GTGCTGCTGTCCATCTGCTCACTGCTCACAGATCCAAACCCTGATGATCCTCTGGTGCCAGAGATAGCCCATATGTACAAGACAGACAGGGCCAAGTATGAGATGACTGCACGGTCCTGGACTCAGAAGTATGCCATGGGTTAA